The following are encoded in a window of Plasmodium vivax chromosome 10, whole genome shotgun sequence genomic DNA:
- a CDS encoding hypothetical protein, conserved (encoded by transcript PVX_080085A) gives MKISKLRNIKLNYMNSSKCFFSGYTGKHISDKELVKKDDNWYIEETNFCLGRVTKLRFSEKDDMARRVLKIMDSQLSKMYTRMRDGTVIPYMSFYLNDVIDKPAPNHQFVEQPLIKWTWDEAYDEAYEEN, from the exons atgaaaatttcaaaattgagAAACATCAAATTGAACTATATGAACAGTTCAAAGTGTTTTTTCAGTGGGTACACAGGGAAGCACATATCCGACAAGGAATTGGTCAAAAAAGATGACAACTG GTACATTGAGGAAACCAATTTTTGCCTGGGAAGAGTGACG AAACTGAGATTTTCCGAAAAGGACGATATGGCGAGGagagttttaaaaattatggacAGCCAGTTAAGCAAAATGTACACACGGATGCGAGATGGAACGGTCATCCCATACATGTCCTTTTATTTGAATGATGTCATTGATAAGCCGGCCCCAAACCATCAGTTTGTTGAGCAGCCACTGATCAAGTGGACGTGGGACGAGGCCTACGATGAGGCGTAcgaagaaaattaa
- a CDS encoding hypothetical protein, conserved (encoded by transcript PVX_080090A), whose protein sequence is MRSIKNELFRSNSHTLGDLKRSGCLGSLWGGSIHGRGAHFLKPCRGEKHNIAEERNPLYDTRERKIGSPLFSGTPGDHFTDGKAAPFGDALQKGKIGELLKHAVHNVKAHGGKGSKLSDNALRIVERIFKNNLLVHNLSFIHFNMLLTVISKGEIKMSKDMQNGILHLLHKHISPHASHIDNTGSAWINIAHLLSSICRNDKVMLRLLRKKNQNVASGDIKEDAALPFVDKFVRRICQPSDFNYSIREMSLLLHSCYHLNLRSCQLFDAIFDELQKKEHHFNCLDVHIFVYAVYKLQLQRYAPFLEKLKKNILQNVSHFSSGQMVNILLAYTYFYLKEGNGKLPLKTDPFMSTIYETCWHMVSHFSNREFCNFLNFIIQNEVSLREEQRSELFGIIFNLLKSQHSNRLKLNQMIDLDVFTIVNFAYKYGNCGTASYMRDMPFEHLDQLTAQLIGKNKFAPNLLVYLLHFYKQRVASYTEEHFIRLHFFRRICVNSLDFKMKVILLTSVERYLPGGRELPTGVAKSTFCIKEYYLNLVKSVYDDLCRGESTPTREGTVDTSLKPNSSTNRVVISNTDIKEILKWVRSTTQDEDDNHQHCDAESSGASIERETLKWERMLLDRASEYVTKNNIVELFPLILVNRHVHTGICNKAEEIINDHFDNLNEYLQCHEGRANGMKKYDRSKNAFHFFHALNLCNECIFTKMGGGNVTQFVTKKKLLLSCIDLTPMSKENEKDYFALHVHMLLFDINNNLDFFTNHLLAKISNYLKTPNLSYENILVSLVDIFSSIIKVQPSYYDAYLSQVYKHIFPPLFCHYEKLNCKHLSLLFYANLIHLLLHLYKRNVLSNHITLSIRMMKKLFSHIVNSMDEATYKLTEAHCAELSEWHKRDRHRRGTPSLLLPLNELIYIYRVLTIFHFADLYAHMDVQELKCFYAFYKALNFSIFKVHNFCVTEFTQTNRGASNVHTAVVNSLNGLFKTNERVKITCEQVVFPLFIIDILIDKR, encoded by the exons atgagaagcataaaaaatgaattgttCCGCAGCAACAGTCACACACTCGGTGATTTGAAGCGAAGCGGCTGTTTGGGTTCCCTCTGGGGAGGAAGCATACATGGGAGAGGGGCCCATTTTTTGAAgccctgcaggggggaaaaacacaacATTGCAGAAGAAAGGAACCCCTTATATGACACTAGGGAGAGGAAAATTGGATCACCACTTTTTAGCGGCACACCTGGTGATCATTTTACAGATGGGAAAGCAGCACCATTTGGGGATGctctccaaaaggggaaaattggTGAACTTCTTAAACATGCTGTGCATAATGTGAAGGCCcacggggggaaaggaagcaAACTGAGTGATAACGCATTGCGTATTGTAGAGCGCATTTTTAAGAACAACCTACTTGTGCACAATTTAAGCTTCATCCATTTTAATATGCTCCTGACGGTTATTagcaaaggagaaataaaaatgagtaaGGACATGCAAAACGGGATTCTGCATTTACTGCACAAGCATATTTCGCCCCACGCAAGTCATATTGACAATACGGGTAGCGCCTGGATTAACATAGCCCACTTACTTTCAAGCATCTGTAGAAATGATAAAGTTATGTTGCGTTTACTTAGGAAAAAGAATCAGAATGTAGCGAGTGGGGATATAAAAGAAGATGCCGCTCTCCCGTTTGTGGACAAATTTGTACGTAGAATATGCCAGCCGAGCGATTTCAATTACTCGATAAGAGAAATGTCTTTACTCTTGCACAGCTGTTACCACTTGAACTTGAGAAGTTGCCAACTGTTTGATGCCATTTTTGATGAgctacaaaaaaaggagcaccaTTTTAACTGTCTAgatgttcacatttttgtgtacgCCGTTTATAAATTGCAGCTGCAGAGGTATGCTCCCTTTCtggaaaagttaaaaaaaaacattttgcaaaacgtatCGCATTTTTCCAGCGGGCAGATGGTAAATATATTGTTAGCGTATACGTACTTCTACCTTAAGGAGGGGAATGGGAAACTTCCTTTGAAGACAGACCCGTTCATGAGTACCATTTATGAAACCTGTTGGCATATGGTAAGCCATTTCTCCAATAGAGAATTTTGCAACTTcctcaattttattatacaaaatgaagttaGCTTACGTGAGGAGCAACGGTCTGAGTTGTTTGGCATCATTTTTAATCTGCTAAAGAGTCAGCACAGCAACAGGTTGAAGCTGAACCAGATGATCGACTTGGACGTTTTCACGATCGTAAATTTTGCCTACAAGTATGGAAACTGCGGAACCGCATCGTACATGAGAGATATGCCCTTCGAGCACTTGGACCAGCTGACTGCCCAGTTAATtgggaagaacaaatttgCACCAAATTTGCTTGTGTACCTGCTGCACTTTTACAAGCAGAGAGTGGCTAGCTACACGGAGGAACATTTTATACGGCTACACTTTTTTCGGCGCATTTGTGTTAACTCCCTCGatttcaaaatgaaagttATCCTGCTAACCTCAGTGGAGAGGTACCTaccgggggggagagaactACCCACGGGAGTAGCAAAATCCACATTTTGCATTAAAGAATATTACCTCAATTTGGTGAAAAGCGTTTATGATGACCTGTGCAGGGGGGAAAGTACACCCACTCGAGAGGGCACAGTGGACACCTCTCTGAAGCCGAACAGCAGCACCAACAGGGTTGTAATTTCTAACACGGacattaaagaaatattaaaatgggTTAGGAGCACAACTCAGGATGAAGATGATAATCATCAGCATTGTGATGCTGAGTCGTCCGGCGCTTCCATCGAAAGGGAGACCTTAAAATGGGAACGGATGCTTCTTGACAGGGCCAGCGAATACGTCACGAAGAATAATATAGTGGAGTTATTCCCTCTCATCCTGGTGAACAGGCATGTGCACACGGGTATTTGCAACAAAGCAGAGGAAATTATAAACGACCATTTTGACAACCTGAATGAGTATTTGCAATGCCATGAAGGAAGAGCAAATGGTATGAAGAAGTACGATCGAAGTAAAAacgctttccattttttccacgcgCTGAACCTGTGTAATGAATGCATTTTCACTAAAATGGGCGGCGGAAACGTCACACAGTTTGTGACCAAGAAGAAACTCCTACTGAGCTGCATAGATCTCACACCTATGagcaaagaaaatgaaaaagattATTTTGCCTTACATGTTCATATGCTCCTATTCGATATAAACAACAATTTAGACTTTTTTACGAACCACCTGCTAGCCAAAATTTCGAATTATTTAAAGACCCCCAATTTGAGCTATGAAAACATTCTTGTAAGCCTTGTCGATATATTTTCTTCCATAATTAAAGTGCAACCCAGTTATTACGACGCTTATTTGAGCCAGGTTTATAAGCACATATTTCCTCCACTGTTTTGTCACTACGAAAAGTTAAACTGCAAACATTTgtctcttttattttacgcCAATTTAATTCACCTACTTTTACATTTGTATAAGCGAAATGTGCTCTCAAACCACATCACTTTATCCATCcgaatgatgaaaaaattgtttagCCATATTGTAAACTCCATGGATGAAGCCACCTACAAGTTAACCGAGGCACATTGTGCAGAACTGTCCGAATGGCACAAGCGGGATAGACACAGAAGAGGGACACCCTCGTTACTTCTCCCTTTGAACGAGTTAATTTACATCTATAGAGTGCTCacaatttttcactttgcgGATTTGTATGCGCACATGGATGTGCAGGAGTTAAAGTGCTTTTACGCTTTTTACAAAGCTTTGAATTTCTCCATTTTCAAGGTGCACAACTTTTGCGTGACCGAGTTTACGCAGACGAATAGGG gCGCCTCAAACGTGCATACCGCCGTAGTGAACTCCCTGAATGGCCTTTTCAAGACAAACGAACGCGTAAAAATTACATGCGAACAAGTTGTGTTCCCGTTATTTATAATAGACATTTTAATTGACAAACGATGA
- a CDS encoding mitochondrial processing peptidase alpha subunit, putative (encoded by transcript PVX_080095A), whose product MNGHVQKLKVVLCRNKPGKQLYSSEALKVKRNPNLEKLYSGEKQNLAKVTFKKEKIEDIIKEVKFDYYYFNEGKKNIYRDIPLNIAVVKESELPPFQQVDEKLHFSVLENDLRIISTNKNNSVCSIGLYVKCGSRYEEISEQVNEQGMSVMLENMAFHSTAHLSHLRTIKSLEKIGANVSCNAFREHIVYTCECLKEYLPVVTNLLIGNVLFPRFLSWEMKNNVNRLNTMRTKLFENNELYITELLHNTAWYNNTLGNKLYVCESSVENYTANNLRNFMLKHFSPKNMTLVGVNVDHEELTKWTSRAFQDYVSIPYTSQKEVTPKYTGGFVSVEDKNVKKTNIAIAYETKGGWKTSDMITLTVLQTLMGGGGSFSTGGPGKGMYSRLFLNVLNNYNFIESCMAFSTQHSDTGLFGLYFTGEPANTMDIINAMALEFQKMNKVTDEELNRAKKSLKSFMWMSLEYKSILMEDLARQMMILNRVLSGKQLCDAIDAVTKEDISRIVGHFLKTKPTVVVYGNINHSPHYDEICKILG is encoded by the exons atgaacggACACGTACAGAAACTCAAAGTAGTCCTGTGCAGGAACAAACCGGGGAAGCAACTGTACAGCAGTGAAGCCCTAAAAGTGAAGAGAAACCCAAACTTGGAAAAGTTATATtcaggggaaaaacaaaacctAGCAAAAGTGACATtcaagaaggagaaaatcgAAGACATCATTAAGGAGGTGAAATTTGATTACTACTATTTTAatgaagggaagaaaaacatctATAGGGACATCCCCCTCAACATTGCTGTGGTAAAGGAGTCTGAGTTGCCACCCTTCCAGCAGGTTGACGAGAAGTTACATTTCTCAGTTTTGGAAAATGACCTCCGGATTATTTCCACCAACAAGAACAACAGCGTTTGTTCTATCG ggctGTACGTGAAGTGCGGGTCCAGGTACGAAGAAATAAGCGAGCAGGTGAACGAGCAGGGCATGAGCGTGATGCTGGAGAACATGGCGTTCCACAGCACAGCGCACCTGTCCCACCTGCGGACGATCAAGTCGCTGGAAAAAATAGGGGCAAACGTAAGCTGCAACGCGTTTCGTGAGCACATAGTGTACACCTGCGAATGCTTGAAGGAGTACCTGCCCGTAGTGACCAACCTACTAATTGGAAACGTCCTATTCCCTCGCTTCCTCTCctgggaaatgaaaaacaatgTGAATCGACTCAACACCATGCGCACCAAGTTATTCGAAAACAACGAGCTGTATATAACCGAACTTTTGCACAACACCGCATGGTACAATAACACCTTAGGGAATAAACTCTATGTGTGTGAATCTAGTGTGGAGAATTACACCGCCAATAATTTAAGAAATTTTATGCTGAAACATTTCTctccaaaaaatatgacccTAGTTGGTGTCAATGTAGACCATGAGGAGTTAACCAAATGGACATCCAGGGCATTTCAAGATTATGTGTCCATACCGTATACTAGTCAGAAGGAAGTGACCCCAAAATATACAGGAGGGTTTGTAAGTGtggaagataaaaatgtgaaaaagaCCAACATTGCTATAGCGTACGAAACGAAAGGTGGTTGGAAGACATCAGACATGATTACACTGACAGTGTTGCAGACACTTATGGGTGGAGGGGGCTCTTTCTCCACGGGGGGACCAGGAAAAGGAATGTACTCTAGATTATTCCTAAACGTTTTGaacaattataattttatagaaTCTTGTATGGCCTTTAGTACACAACACTCAGATACGGGTTTGTTTGGACTCTACTTCACTGGGGAACCAGCCAATACCATGGATATAATAAATGCCATGGCTTtggaatttcaaaaaatgaataaagtTACAGATGAAGAATTAAATAGAGCCAAGAAAAGTTTGAAGAGCTTTATGTGGATGAGCTTAGAGTATAAGTCTATACTAATGGAGGACTTGGCTAGACAGATGATGATTCTAAATCGTGTGCTCTCTGGAAAGCAGCTGTGTGACGCTATTGATGCAGTGACGAAGGAGGACATAAGCCGAATTGTGGGCCACTTTTTGAAAACCAAGCCGACGGTTGTTGTCTATGGCAACATTAACCATTCTCCTCACTACGAcgaaatatgcaaaattttgGGCTAA
- a CDS encoding multidrug resistance protein (mdr1) (encoded by transcript PVX_080100A), with translation MKKDQRQPRDNSNSSNNLSIKDEVEKELNKKGTFELYKKIKTQKIPFFLPFKCLPSSHRKLLGVSFVCATISGGTLPFFVSVFGVIMKNMNLGENVNDIIFSLVLIGIFQFILSFISSFCMDVVTTKILKTLKIEFLKSVFYQDGQFHDNNPGSKLTSDLDFYLEQVNAGIGTKFITIFTYASAFLGLYIWSLFKNARLTLCITCVFPLIYICGVICNKKVKINKKTSLLYNNNTMSIIEEALVGIRTVVSYCGENTILKKFNLSEKLYSKYTLKANLMESLHIGMINGFILASYAFGFWYGTRIIISDLSNQQPNNDFHGGSVISILLGVLISMFMLTIILPNITEYMKSLEATNNLYEIINRKPLVENNQDGKKLKDIKKIQFKNVRFHYDTRKDVEIYKDLNFTLTEGKTYAFVGESGCGKSTILKLIERLYDPTEGDVIINDSHNLKDVNLKWWRSKIGVVSQDPLLFSNSIKNNIKYSLYSLKDLEALSEESNEDGFSSQSDSNSRNSCRAKCAGDLNDMIQTTDSTELIQVRKNYETIEDSEVVSVSKKVLIHDFVSALPDKYETLVGSNASKLSGGQKQRISIARAIIRNPKILILDEATSSLDNKSEYLVQKTINNLKGNENRITIIIAHRLSTIRYANTIFVLSNRENGSTVDVDVLGEDPTKDSNEKNEKHDKQEKGGKNSSANQKIGNAGSYIIEQGTHDALMKNKNGIYYTMINNQKVSSKSSSNNDNDKDSDMKSSIYKDSERGYDPDEANGNAKNESASAKKSEKMSDAKASNTNAGGRLAFLRNLFKRKPKAPNNLRVVYREIFSYKKDIAIIALSIMVAGGLYPLFALLYAKYVGTLFDFANLEANSNKYSLYILVIAIAMFISETLKNYYNNVIGEKVEKTMKLRLFENIMYQEISFFDQDSHAPGLLSAHINRDVHLLKTGLVNNIVIFTHFIVLFLVSTVMSFYFCPIVAAVLTGTYFIFMRVFAIRARIAANKDVEKKRVNQPGTAFVYNSDDEIFKDPSFLIQEAFYNMNTVIIYGLEDYFCTLIEKAIDYSNKGQKRKTLINSMLWGFSQSAQFFINSFAYWFGSFLIRRGTIQVDDFMKSLFTFLFTGSYAGKLMSLKGDSENAKLSFERYYPLITRKSLIDVRDNGGIKIKNSNDIKGKIEIMDVNFRYLSRPNVPIYKDLTFSCESKKTTAIVGETGSGKSTVMSLLMRFYDLKNDHHIVFKNEQTGESSKEQMQQGDEEQNVGMKNANEFSSSKEGADGQSSTLFKNSGKILLDGVDICDYNLKDLRNLFSIVSQEPMLFNMSIYENIKFGKENATREDVKRACKFAAIDEFIESLPNQYDTNVGPYGKSLSGGQKQRIAIARALLREPKILLLDEATSSLDSNSEKLIEKTIVDIKDKADKTIITIAHRIASIKRSDKIVVFNNPDRTGSFVQAQGTHEELLSVQDGVYKKYVKLAK, from the coding sequence atgaaaaaggatcAAAGGCAACCCAGGGACAATAGCAACAGCAGTAACAACCTGAGCATTAAAGATGAAGTGGAAAAGGAATTGAACAAGAAGGGGACGTTTGAATTGTATAAGAAGATAAAGACCCAGAAGATTCCCTTCTTTCTCCCGTTTAAATGTTTGCCGTCAAGTCATAGGAAGCTGTTGGGGGTGTCCTTCGTGTGCGCCACCATATCAGGTGGCACCTTGCCCTTCTTCGTATCCGTTTTTGGGGTCATTATGAAGAATATGAACTTGGgagaaaatgtaaatgatattatattttcgCTAGTCCTCATCGGAATATTCCAGTTCATTCTGTCCTTCATTTCGAGCTTCTGCATGGATGTGGTGACCaccaaaattttgaagacgCTCAAGatagaatttttaaaaagtgtatTTTATCAAGATGGCCAATTTCATGATAACAATCCCGGCTCAAAATTGACGTCCGATTTGGATTTTTACTTAGAACAGGTGAATGCAGGAATTGGCACCAAATTTATTACCATATTTACGTACGCAAGTGCATTTTTGGGTCTATACATATGGTCGCTATTTAAGAACGCTAGACTCACCCTCTGCATCACGTGTGTATTCCCCTTGATTTACATCTGCGGTGTTATTTGCAACAAGAAGGTGAAGATTAATAAGAAGACGTCTCTCCTGTATAATAACAACACCATGTCCATCATCGAAGAAGCGTTGGTAGGCATCCGAACCGTCGTCAGCTACTGTGGTGAAAAtactattttgaaaaaatttaacctTTCAGAAAAGCTGTACAGTAAGTACACGCTGAAGGCAAACTTAATGGAGTCTTTACACATTGGTATGATTAACGGGTTCATTTTAGCATCTTACGCGTTTGGTTTTTGGTACGGAACGAGAATCATCATCTCAGATTTGAGCAACCAGCAACCAAACAATGACTTCCACGGAGGCTCAGTCATCTCCATCCTTCTAGGAGTACTCATCAGTATGTTCATGCTGACCATCATTTTGCCAAACATAACAGAGTATATGAAATCGTTGGAAGCTACGAATAACCTGTACGAGATTATCAACAGAAAGCCCCTAGTCGAGAATAACCAGGAcgggaagaaattaaaagatataaaaaaaatacagtttAAGAATGTGCGTTTTCACTATGATACTAGAAAGGATGTAGAAATTTACAAGGACCTCAATTTTACCCTCacggaaggaaaaacatacGCATTTGTTGGTGAATCTGGTTGTGGAAAATccaccattttgaagttAATAGAAAGGTTGTATGACCCCACCGAGGGAGATGTCATCATCAACGATTCGCATAATTTGAAAGATGTAAATCTCAAATGGTGGAGATCCAAAATTGGAGTCGTCAGTCAAGACCCACTTCTCTTTAGCAACTCCATAAAGAACAACATCAAGTATAGTTTGTACAGCCTGAAAGATTTAGAAGCCTTATCGGAGGAGTCGAACGAAGATGGTTTTTCTTCTCAAAGTGATTCCAACAGCCGCAACAGTTGTAGGGCTAAATGTGCTGGTGATCTAAACGACATGATCCAAACGACAGATTCGACTGAACTGATACAAGTGAGGAAGAACTACGAAACGATTGAAGATTCCGAAGTTGTTAGTGTTTCGAAGAAGGTGCTGATCCACGATTTTGTATCTGCTCTCCCAGATAAGTACGAAACGCTGGTGGGTTCTAATGCATCTAAGTTGTCAGGTGGACAGAAGCAGAGAATCTCCATCGCTAGAGCCATTATTAGAAACCCCAAAATTTTGATTCTCGATGAAGCCACCTCATCTTTAGACAACAAATCGGAGTACCTGGTGCAGAAGACGATCAATAATTTGAAGGGCAACGAAAACAGAATTACGATCATCATCGCCCACAGGCTGAGCACCATCAGGTACGCCAACACCATTTTTGTGCTGTCCAACCGGGAAAACGGTTCCACTGTGGACGTGGATGTGCTGGGCGAGGACCCCACCAAGGACAGCAATGAGAAGAATGAGAAGCATGATAAGCAGGAGAAGGGCGGAAAAAATAGCAGCGCGaaccaaaaaattggcaacGCGGGAAGCTACATCATCGAGCAGGGCACGCACGACGCGCtcatgaagaacaaaaacgGAATCTACTACACCATGATTAACAACCAAAAGGTGTCGTCCAAAAGCTCCAGCAACAACGATAATGACAAAGACTCAGATATGAAGAGCAGCATTTATAAGGACTCCGAACGGGGCTACGACCCAGACGAAGCGAACGGCAATgcgaaaaatgaaagtgCATCCGCCaaaaagagcgaaaaaatgaGTGACGCCAAAGCAAGTAACACCAATGCAGGAGGAAGGTTAGCCTTTTTGAGAAACCTCTTTAAGAGGAAACCCAAAGCGCCAAACAACCTCCGCGTTGTGTACAGAGAAATCTTTTCATACAAAAAGGACATCGCCATTATAGCCCTGAGCATTATGGTCGCCGGAGGGTTGTACCCCCTGTTTGCGCTCCTCTATGCTAAGTACGTGGGCACCCTATTCGATTTTGCAAACCTGGAGGCGAACTCGAATAAGTACTCCCTCTACATCTTAGTCATCGCGATTGCCATGTTCATTTCTGAGACgctgaaaaattattacaacaATGTGATAGGAGAGAAAGTAGAGAAGACCATGAAACTTAGACTGTTCGAAAATATTATGTACCAAGAAATTAGCTTTTTTGACCAGGATAGTCATGCCCCAGGATTGCTGTCAGCACATATTAACAGAGATGTTCATTTGTTAAAAACCGGTTTAGTAAATAACATTGTCATTTTTACTCACTTTATAGTGCTCTTCCTTGTGAGTACGGTCatgtcattttatttctgccCTATCGTGGCGGCTGTACTGACCGGAAcgtacttcatttttatgagagTGTTTGCCATCAGAGCGAGGATAGCAGCCAACAAGGATGTAGAGAAGAAGCGAGTCAACCAACCAGGCACAGCATTTGTCTACAACAGTGAtgatgaaatatttaaagaCCCAAGTTTCCTAATTCAGGAGGCATTTTACAATATGAACACGGTCATTATTTACGGGCTGGAGGATTACTTCTGCACACTGATTGAGAAGGCTATTGATTATTCGAATAAAGGACAAAAGAGAAAGACGCTAATAAATTCGATGCTCTGGGGGTTCAGTCAGAGTGCCCAATTTTTCATTAACAGTTTTGCCTACTGGTTTGGTTCCTTCCTAATTAGAAGAGGTACAATACAAGTGGATGACTTTATGAAATCCCTCtttacctttttatttacgGGAAGCTACGCCGGGAAGTTGATGTCCCTAAAGGGAGACTCAGAAAATGCAAAGCTGTCCTTCGAAAGGTACTACCCACTGATCACGAGGAAGTCCCTCATCGACGTGAGAGATAATGGAGGCATTAAAATTAAGAACAGCAACGATATTAAGGGAAAAATCGAAATCATGGATGTCAATTTTAGATACTTGTCCAGACCAAACGTCCCCATTTACAAAGATTTGACCTTCTCCTGTGAGAGCAAGAAAACGACAGCTATTGTTGGCGAAACGGGTAGTGGCAAATCTACCGTGATGAGCCTGCTGATGCGATTCTacgatttgaaaaatgacCACCacattgtttttaaaaatgagcaaactgGTGAGAGCAGTAAGGAGCAGATGCAGCAGGGGGACGAGGAGCAAAACGTGGgaatgaaaaatgcaaacgagTTTAGTTCCTCCAAGGAAGGGGCAGATGGGCAAAGTAGTACCCTCTTTAAGAACAGTGGAAAGATACTGCTCGACGGGGTAGACATCTGCGATTACAACTTAAAGGATTTGAGAAACTTATTTTCCATTGTTAGCCAAGAACCCATGCTCTTTAACATGTccatttatgaaaatatcaaatttggaaaagaaaatgccaCCAGAGAGGACGTCAAACGTGCTTGCAAATTTGCCGCAATTGATGAGTTTATAGAATCCCTACCGAATCAGTACGACACCAACGTGGGACCCTATGGAAAAAGCTTATCCGGTGGACAGAAACAAAGGATTGCCATTGCCAGGGCGTTGCTGAGAGAGCCAAAGATTTTGTTGTTAGACGAAGCTACTTCATCTCTCGACTCCAATTCGGAGAAGCTCATTGAGAAGACCATCGTTGATATTAAGGACAAGGCGGACAAGACCATCATCACCATTGCGCACAGAATTGCGTCCATTAAGAGGTCCGACAAAATTGTCGTTTTTAACAACCCGGACCGAACCGGCTCCTTTGTACAGGCCCAGGGAACGCACGAGGAGCTCCTCTCGGTGCAGGACGGCGTATATAAGAAGTACGTCAAGCTGGCTAAGTAG